TTCCTTGGCGTACTTATTTGCGGAAGAGTTGTGCAGTTGTTGAAAGAGTTTTGCAATCCCAGAGATCATAAAATTATTCTGGATTCTACGAGCAGCAAACGCGTACAGAATGGGATTGATGCAGCTGTTAGACACCGCCAGAGCTCCAACCAAGTTCTCGATTTTCTCAGCGAGCTGTAGCAACATCTTGGAGGCTTCTGGGCTCGAGCTCTTCGAGAGTGCTGAGGAGATGATGAACAGGTTCCTGATGTGATAGGGCAGCCAGCAAACTGCAAACGCTATTGTGACCCTTATGGTCACGTTGACCGACTTGCTTTTGCCTTGAAAAGTCATCCTGTCGATGCGTTTTGCAACCAGCGCATTGCAGACCGACAATGTGAGAAACGGAATGGCAAAACCCACTAAAGTCTCGAACAAAAGGAGCCCTTCCTGTTGCTGAGAACTGTCCTGCAACTGTGAACAGTGGGGAGTTTCAGCTTGCGCTGCTCTGCGTTCTGTAAGGACAGGAACGGCCAGGAGAAACGATATAGCCCAGACCATGATGATGGCGTTCCTTACTAGACCATGTCTCCAACACTTCTGAGCAGTGAATGGGTACAGTACAGCCACTAACCGCTCAATGCTCATCACCATAATGAAGAACACACTGGCGAACATGGTGCTGTGGACCAGGTACAACAGACCGGTGCAGAAAGATGCTCCAAAAACCCACCTATCGCCGTATGAGTAAATCCAAAACGGTAAGGTGATGAGGACTGAGAAATCTGCAACAGCCAGGTTCAGTATCAAAATGACGGTGGGAAAACGCTGCTTCATGGTGCACAGAATAATCCAGATCACCATCCCATTCCCTAACAGGCCGATGAGGAATATGAGTGTGAAGGCAACACAGATGACGGCTTGATGCAAAGCCACGGCCGCTGTGGTAGAGTTGGTCACATCCATTGACAGAACAGCTTCAGCTTCTGACGCCTTGCTGCGAACTGGCCTCAAATTGTCTTCGAAGTGTGAATTGTACCCGGAATGAGAAACTTGTCAAAAACAAAAGATGTGAAATCTAACACAACTGATGGTTGATTGACCACAATCCAAACTTCATTGGCAGTTAAAAATAAACTCCAATGGCCCTCAGTGTTGCTACTTATAGACTTATAGACTTGCCATCAGGAACTGAGAGCAAATGTAAGGTTGTGTTTCTTGCTCCCCACTGTTCTGCTGACCTACTCCCTGTTGTTCTTGAACCACCTGGCTGCAGATTTTGGGGATTCTGAAGTTGGGCAGTATGgcagcacagtagttagcactgctgcctcccagtaccaggcacctggcttcaattcccacctgtgggtgactgtgtgaagtttgcatgttcttcctgtgtctatgtgggtttccttccacagtcataaagatatgcaggttaggtggattgatcatgtgaAATTGCCTTATTatgcatgtgaaatgcagggatagggcaggGTGCTCTTTAGAGGGGCCGTGTGGACTTgacgggctaaatggcctacttccacactgtagggattctgtaaaaaGGCAGAGAATAAGATTGTAGTGAGCTGAGATGTGGGAAAGTTAGAGTATATGTTAAACTATACTTGTAAACCAGCTTGTAATTCAGAACATTGGGTGAGGAGGAAATGAAATTTGTGAAAAATGATTACATCAGTATGTGctacattttcaaatgtttcaaaaaGAATTGACAGAATGACTATAAATGGGCACATCCTCAGTCACAGCATTTCCAATAATCTAATCACCATATCTTCTGTACAAAGCCAAATGTACAACAATGTGTCTGTACCTTTCTGGGAAGGTTGGTATGTCAATGAATGTCATCGTCCTGATTGGCCATGTGGGAAACTGAAAGATTTTGAgggtgggtgtttgtgtgtgtgtgcgcgcgcgcagtTGGGCATTATAGTAACATTTGTAGTGTGAGAGTGGGGTAAAACTCTGAATGAGTGATGATTGATATTTCAAAACACATGATAAAAATACAATCCAATTACTCCCATAGGATCCCATTATAAAACTTGAACACCAGGGAGAATTCCCTCTCCGTCCCACCTATGGTTGACTTGCTATGGCTTCAATTCCCGATCATGAAAATCCAATGGCCTCATCCTTACTTCATAATATAACTGAGTTTAGATGTTCTCAATGCATTTTCGGCACCGCATGatgttgaactcaaattccatttGCACTGCCTCCGTGCCCGTTTCTTTGGAGAGGAGTCTTCGCCCTGTCCCACTGAGCCCttctctgcctccatcactttccctCCACCTGGACTCCTTCCTCTCACCTTTGGTCTGCACTTGACCCGTTCATTGAGGACAGTTGATGTGACATTAGTCACTTCAATTTCTGCCACCATGGTCAACAGGGCCCTCAGCCAGATCTGACCCATTTCCCgcatttctgccctcaccccttctcttcccttccAGTGATCAGGGAATGGATAACAAGAGGAACAAGATGTTAGGATGAAGGGctaatcatttaggactgagacaaggcaaaattacttagagtcatagcactgtacagcatggaaacagacctttcagtccaactcgtccagatatcctaacctaatctaatcccatttgccagcatttggcccatacccctctgaaccattcctattcacatccccatcctgatgtcttttcaatgttgtaattgtacaacacttcctctggcagcttattccatacatgtaccaccctctgtgtgaaaaagaagcCCcaagatcccttttatatcttacctctcttaccctaaacccatgccctctagttctggactccctcacctcagggaaaagaccttatctctTTACctgatccatgtccctcatgattttataaacctctataaggtcacccctttgcctccaacactccaggttAGCCACatcctattcagtctctccctgtaactcaagccctccaaccctggcaacattgttatatatcctttctgaacctcttcaagtttcacaacatccttccaatagaagggagacCCGAAttgattgcaatattccaaaagtggcttcaccaatgtcctgtacagccgcaacatatcCTCTCTACTCCTATATTTAATGTGGTGATCAAAAAAGGCAAGTGTACAAAATGTCTTCTTCCCTACACtgtctacctgaaactccactttcaaggaacaatgaacctgaactccaaggtttctttgcttagcaacacaccccaggactttaccaatgagtgtataagtcctgaacTGATTTACCCCACCAAAATGTAGCGCCTTATATTTATCTAGTTTAAACTgcagctgccactcctcaacctatATGGTCAAGATTCCTTTgcactttgaggtaaccttcttcgctgtccactacacctccaattttggtgtcatctgcaaatttactaaccatacctcctatgttcacatccaaatcatttatataagtgacaaaaggcagtggacccatcaCTAAACCCtgcggcacaccgctggtcacaggcctccagtccaaaaagtaaccctctaccaccaccctctatctcctaccatctagacaattttgtatccaaatagctagttctcccagtattctatgtgatctaaccttgttaaccagtctaacatgcagaaccttgttaatgccttactgacatccaaatagacaacatctaccattcatcaataatctttgtcacttcttcaaaaaaactcaatcaagttagtgattCACTCAAAGGGCTGTGgatatctgtgtagagtttgcacatcctccccatgtctgcgtggatttcctctggatgctctggtttcctcccacaatccaaagatgtgcagttaggtgaattggccatgctaaattacgtgtagtgttcggtgcattagtcagagggaaatggatgtgggtgggttactcttcggaaggttggtgtggacttgttgggctgaagggcctacttccacactgtagggaatctaatataatataTGAAATAATTGAatacatttaggactgagttggatCCTATTTTTAGTCTCCCAGGAAATCATATCATAAAGGGAGCAGACAAAAAGGTTCAGTTCTTTTTATTCACTTAAGGGACATGCATGTCACTGGCTGGTTGGTGCCCTTAGCTAGTGGCACGCATGTCccttaaatgaataaaaagaactgAACCTTTTTGTCTGCTCCCTTGATGATATGATTCCCTGAGAGACTAAAAATCGGATCCAAGTTACAGGCCACCCCCAtgttcccttgagaagatggtggtaaactTCTCGAACCACTGTTGTCCATGTACTGAAGGTGGGGCCACAGTGCTGAGAGGGAGCAATTTTGACCCAGGGACGCTGAAGGAATGATGCTAtttttcccagtcaggatggtgagtggtttgcagTGAAACTAATGGGAGGTGGTGTTCTTGAAGCCCAAGATCACTGATAATTGTACTAAAGATGGCACATGCTTGGTAGGTCATGTAGTTACTCCTACTCCTATCTCTTGTAATGTTATCTCACAAATTAATGTGTGTCTTTTCCAGAATTTTACATTTGAATTACTCTAATCAGGCTATTGCCTCAATATGGTATCTGAAGGACTCGTAGCAAAGTCCCACATGGCAGGCTATGTGAATGATAGAGGTAAACTCTTCTTCATCAGAGTTGACTTGTCTGCAGCCTTTAACACGGTTGGTCAAATCCTTCTCTAAACTCTCTGTCCTGTTGGGTCAGCAGCTTTTGGTTTCATATCATTTTACCTATCAACTTGGAGCCAGTAATTCAGCTGAAATAGCTTATTTTCCAGTTCTAGCAACAGTTCTCCGATGCTCCCCCAAGGATTGATTCCTGGCCCTTCCTATTTGTCATTGCACTTTGAAACAGCATCCAAAAACAGAGGAACAGTTTCCAATTTTACTTCACACTCAGCTCTACATCACCATCGGCTAATTTGACTCATCCACCATCCGACGTTTTCAGACAGCTAATCCAACTCAAGTACTGGGTTACTGGAAACACTgacatttcctccaattaaatattgcaaAGACTGAAAGCTTGACTTTGGTCCCCTTCACTAAATCCACTCCCTGGCCACTGTCTTCACCCTTCCCCTTGACGCCTGCCTGAGACTGAACCAATATTTCTATGATGTTTGGCACCACATTTGGCCTCAGGATGAGTTTCCAACCACATATTTATGCTCTTCTCCCACCTTTATAACTTCACCTGGTTCCACTCTGCCTCACCGTCACAGCcactgaaaccctcatccatgccTCTGTTACTTGTCTATtctaacacctattctgacagatattgcattttggcaaaacaaacaaggtcaggacttaaacaattaaaagtaaggccttggctaatgttgtggaacagagagacctaggagttcaggtacataattctttgaagtttgcatcagggtggttaagaaggcattgaacatgtgccttcattgctcagacttttgagtataggagttgggacgtcatgttgaggttgtacaggacattggtgaggcctcttctagattatagtgtcctgttctggtcaccctattataggaagaatattattaagctgaagccggttcagaagaagtttaccaagatgttgtcaggtctggagggtttgagctattaggAAGGCTGGAtcgactgggacttttttcactggagcatgggaggttgaggggtgaccttgtaaagatttataaaatcaggaggggtaaAAATAAGGtctcttttcccttgggtgggagatttcaagattagggggcatatgtttaaggtgaaaggagaaagattttaaaaaggcatgagagatattctttttacacagagtggatcatgtgtggaatgaacttccaacagaaatggtggaggctggtacagttataacaattaaaagacatttggataagcacatgaacaagaaatgtttggaggtatatgggccaagtgcaggcaagtgggacagtttagtttgggataatgatCAGCATGgataatttggactgaagggtctgtttctgtgctctatgacatATCCTCCTAGCTGGCTTCCCAAATTTCCTGTAAATTTGATGTTCCTCAAAGCATTGCAGATCTTATTCTAACTCGTGCCAAGCTCATTCTTATTGTAGAAATGTGAGTGAACATTAGCTGGCTTGGTGAGAGAGGACATGCTGCTGCAGCATTACAGAGTGGGGCTCCAGCTCCatgggaagtgacatcaccatgaCATAGCTCCATTTGCACAAGCTCAGTAGCTATCCTCAGGGTAAAGTTGTTCCTTTATGCACATGTCTTCCTGTGTTCATTGCCCAACACTGACACCTAGTAAAGCAATATACTTACGTTAAAATTCTCGCCcttgtttccaaatctcccctccctacTTTGACATTCTCTGCTTATGCCTCTCTATCTTGCTTTGCACTTTTTAAGACTGTCCTTGAAACCTAAACATTTCCGATCTAACCTAATTTCCCCTTGTATGATTAGCTGTCAAATGCTGTTAATAACGCTTTTGCAAAGCATCTTGGTACATGTTAGCATGCAGCAGCACAAAATCAATGCAAGATGGTGTTGTTTGTTTAAAGTAataaatgggcagcatggtggctcagcactgctgcctcacagcactccaGGGActcggattcgattccagccttgggcaaatgtatgtgtggagtttgcacattctcctcgtgtctgtgtggggtttccctcaaagtccaaagatgtacaggttaggtggattggccatgctaaatcacccatactGTCCAGTCATGTGcatgctaggtgggttagccatgggaaatgcagggttacagggatagggcaaggGGGGAgcgggtctgggtaggatgttagTCGGAGGGTTAAtgttgactcgatgggctaaatggcctgctttcccactgtagacattctatgattcaatgaaataGTCAAGGTCCACATTTCCAAAGTGTTTGCTGCAAATGTTGTTGAATAACGCAGAGAAGAGAGCTTGGCCCATGTTTGTtgtaaaatgcaaaaacaaatcatTTGGATTTAACTTGCAGGTTTAGGAGGTAAATCCATCACATTGATCAGTTAGCTTTGTATAGATACCAAGTAAAATACCTAGCTGCATCACTGGTAGATCGCAGAATGCTAACTGCATCATAGTATTATGGAGCAGACAAAGAGACCATTCAATCTTGGGACGACACTGGTAAAATTATGTAATTAATCTCAAATTCCTCCTCCTTCCCTATGGTCCTGCATTTTTCTTCTCCTTTTATTTATCTgtctaattctcttttgaaagttccaGTTCAGGCAGTACCTTGCACATTACAACAATTCAGTGTATTTAAAAAGGATTCCTCATCATGCCTCAGGGTCTTTAGTGATCCCATTAAACCAGTTCTTCTACTACTGGAGAGTTTCTCCTTATGTACTCTCGCAAAATCATTCATGTCTGTGAACATATTGGCCAAGTCTCCTCTCAATTTTCCCTGCTCttaggaaaataatcccagctttTCCAGTTTTACCATAAGAAGCTGaagtccctcaacctttattcatgtctagtaaatctcttctgtggcCTCTCTGCAGTCCTGAGATCCTTTTTCAAATATAGACTTTAACAACCTTCTAGCTGAGATCTAAGCAATGTTTTGTAAAAGCAACTACTTTGCTTTTCTACCCTATTTCTCTAACAAACTAAGACCTCCATAtactgtcctgccacctttttGTTCATGCATGTTAGTAAATTCCTACTTCAGAGGAGAATGTTCTTTTGACAAATGCCTTCGGGgtcaaataaaaattaaacatgGATACTGTATATTCCAGCTTTAAGAAGGCCTATGACAAAGTTCTTTCTCAAagacaaaggaaacaaaatctcACCTTTactagaagcacactagctttcagaggtcCTGATgagggagcgtcgctccgaaagctagtgtgcttccaataaaacctgttggactataacttggtgttgtgtgatttttaacttcgtacaccccagtccaacaccggcatctccaagtcattacCTTTATTTAGCAGCTTGTCACATCGTTTGGAATCCCATAATGTTTCATAGCCAATAGTCTACTTATCAAGTGTTTCTTACATGAGCAAACACAGCAGCATATCTCTGCACAGCAAGTTTTCATTGCTTTTGATGTTGTTGACTGAGATAGAGAGAAGTTGACCTGAATCAATAAGTGAACTGAGTCCATGAATAGAGGTAGAATGTTGGTCTATTGAATATGATAAAAATATGAAGTGGAGAATATACATGAAAATCATAAGACGGGAGAGGAAGTATCAGTCAGGTCTGCAGAAAGACAGAAGTCCTTCAGGTTCACAGATAACACACTGTTGTCAAAAGTGAGAGATAGCAATGTTACTGAACACCACCAGGCCCAAAAAAGATAATCATGAAACTTTATCCAGCACTTGTTGTTAGTGCCAAAAGGCAGAGATGACATTCTATAGTTAGCTAGAGATCTATACCATCAGCGTGAATTTCCTTTGGGCTAGAACAAATTTGAGATTCTACATAATCCAGACAAAGaacgtttttttttctgtcttctaTACTTTGTTCAAATTAATTCACAAACAGCTATGACATCTTCCTGTAGCTCTGGGTAGAAGGAGACAGAATTGAGAACCACATTTATTTTCCTCTTCCACAGTTTTGAATTTTGTGACGGACTTAAACCACAACATCAGAATTCAGTCTGGCAAGGAACTCTGAATTATTGCCTGATACTTTTATGTCATCTTTTCTAGCATAATCCTAATAGAGGGCGAGAGTTCTTTCAATACAAGTTCGGGAACACAAAACGCCAATCTAGGCCTATTGGATTGAATAGTCTGTTTCTAAGCCGTAATTGACTTTGacgatttaaaaatattttgtaaccTGGTGCAGTTTTAACAGAAAAAATGTGTTTAtcacaaaattaaacatttttaataaGGCTGTTTAATCCATCAACTGTAAGTAAACTCATTTTAATAACTGAAAATGACTTTTAAGTAATTTAAATGAACCATTTACAGGTTCCATTAGTGTGCAGTGTTCCTGTGCAGATTAAAATATGTTTTTGATATGTGAAACTTTCAAAACATGCGCTTTAGTATCTTTGCACATAAACTAGATACACTAGATGAAGATACATTGGGAGGAGTGACACATAAGGGCACAGCGAAGGAAGAAAGTACACGGGAGTGGAGATTCTCCGAACGAGAGATACATAAAAAGTGATTCACAAATACCTTGAAACATTGATGATTCAtagcacagaggaggccattcaatctgtTCTGGCTGAAAAAGAGTGATCTAGACGTATC
This genomic window from Chiloscyllium plagiosum isolate BGI_BamShark_2017 chromosome 17, ASM401019v2, whole genome shotgun sequence contains:
- the LOC122558682 gene encoding C3a anaphylatoxin chemotactic receptor-like, with translation MDVTNSTTAAVALHQAVICVAFTLIFLIGLLGNGMVIWIILCTMKQRFPTVILILNLAVADFSVLITLPFWIYSYGDRWVFGASFCTGLLYLVHSTMFASVFFIMVMSIERLVAVLYPFTAQKCWRHGLVRNAIIMVWAISFLLAVPVLTERRAAQAETPHCSQLQDSSQQQEGLLLFETLVGFAIPFLTLSVCNALVAKRIDRMTFQGKSKSVNVTIRVTIAFAVCWLPYHIRNLFIISSALSKSSSPEASKMLLQLAEKIENLVGALAVSNSCINPILYAFAARRIQNNFMISGIAKLFQQLHNSSANKYAKESTSRRANSQQSSC